In Synechococcus sp. PCC 6312, one genomic interval encodes:
- a CDS encoding uroporphyrinogen-III synthase: MLPLAGQSILVTRAATQAPTFSQALRQAGATVWEMPTLEIGPPSSWDALDHALEILDSFDWLILTSTNGVEAVWSRMRGLGIDPAKLTPLKIAVVGQKTAQSLQTQGRSPDFIPPQFIADALVEHFPESMTGLKILFPRVETGGREMLVQAMADAGAKIVEVAAYESRCPHQIAPEIAELLQAKTLTLITFTSGKTVQHFCQLVGGVEIAQALLERVKLASIGPQTSQACRKYFGRVEIEAAEHTLEGLVRAILTDRGDNGAGFHG, translated from the coding sequence ATGTTACCCCTTGCTGGTCAATCCATTCTTGTCACCCGTGCCGCCACCCAGGCCCCAACCTTTAGTCAAGCCCTTCGTCAAGCAGGAGCGACTGTTTGGGAAATGCCCACCTTAGAAATTGGCCCGCCCAGCAGTTGGGATGCATTGGATCATGCCCTGGAAATTCTGGACAGCTTTGATTGGCTCATTTTAACCTCCACGAATGGGGTTGAGGCTGTTTGGTCACGCATGCGGGGCCTGGGGATTGATCCAGCTAAATTGACTCCGCTAAAAATTGCCGTAGTTGGCCAAAAAACAGCCCAATCCCTCCAAACCCAGGGCCGCAGCCCGGATTTTATTCCGCCTCAGTTTATTGCCGATGCCTTGGTTGAGCATTTTCCTGAGTCCATGACTGGGTTGAAAATCCTTTTCCCACGGGTGGAGACGGGCGGACGGGAGATGCTTGTCCAGGCCATGGCCGATGCTGGAGCCAAAATTGTCGAAGTTGCGGCCTATGAATCCCGTTGCCCGCACCAAATTGCCCCGGAAATAGCGGAGTTACTCCAGGCCAAAACCCTAACCCTAATCACCTTTACCAGTGGCAAAACCGTCCAGCATTTCTGTCAATTGGTCGGCGGAGTTGAAATTGCCCAAGCTCTTTTAGAAAGGGTCAAACTGGCTTCAATTGGCCCCCAAACCTCCCAGGCCTGCCGCAAGTATTTCGGGCGGGTGGAGATAGAAGCCGCAGAACATACCTTAGAGGGGCTGGTGAGGGCTATTTTGACTGACAGGGGCGATAACGGGGCGGGTTTCCACGGTTAA
- the xseB gene encoding exodeoxyribonuclease VII small subunit, whose product MTVSPPPLEPEDDPAWDYPTAVARVEETISEIEAGQLDLGTVLAKFAAAVRDIKQCESWLSQHRQAIDLLIEELDDPTW is encoded by the coding sequence ATGACTGTTTCACCCCCTCCCCTTGAGCCTGAAGATGACCCGGCCTGGGATTATCCAACTGCCGTTGCTCGCGTTGAGGAAACTATTAGTGAAATTGAAGCGGGCCAATTGGATTTAGGGACAGTGTTGGCTAAGTTTGCCGCAGCCGTGAGGGATATCAAACAATGTGAATCCTGGTTAAGCCAGCATCGCCAGGCCATAGATTTACTCATTGAAGAACTGGACGATCCGACCTGGTAA
- a CDS encoding peroxiredoxin codes for MANPIKVGDPVPDISLPDAQGEIIRLRDFQGKKAIVLFFYPKSESPGCTIEACAFRDAYDVFQDLGAEVIGISDDSVAAQARFTTNQKLPFLVLSDKGNQARQAFGVPGALFGFLPGRVTYVIDQGGIVRHIFDSMLNFKAHVDESLAILNGLANTAG; via the coding sequence ATGGCCAACCCCATTAAAGTCGGTGATCCCGTCCCAGATATTAGCCTCCCCGATGCCCAGGGTGAAATCATCCGTCTGAGGGATTTTCAAGGGAAAAAGGCGATCGTTTTATTTTTCTATCCCAAATCAGAGAGTCCGGGTTGTACCATCGAAGCCTGTGCCTTTCGGGATGCCTATGACGTTTTTCAGGACTTGGGCGCGGAGGTGATTGGGATCAGTGATGATTCTGTGGCGGCCCAGGCCCGGTTTACCACCAATCAAAAATTGCCCTTTCTGGTGCTCAGTGATAAAGGTAATCAAGCTCGTCAAGCCTTTGGGGTTCCCGGAGCCTTGTTTGGGTTTTTGCCTGGCCGGGTCACCTATGTCATTGATCAAGGGGGCATTGTCCGCCATATTTTTGACTCCATGCTTAACTTCAAGGCCCATGTGGATGAATCCCTGGCAATTTTAAACGGGTTGGCTAACACCGCCGGATAA
- a CDS encoding DUF2996 domain-containing protein, with protein sequence MSEESVTPGTTEATPTTPVKKEKPPAVEAKPFAEFIQQDFLPALTHALQAKQVQNVSLAFTDGQIQGQWQPGQHQFNLYFLDEDIQGRKAFSETMGGVPSSTIEPFLCDERKVTLDLLVFGIVQRLNAQKWLGGN encoded by the coding sequence ATGTCTGAAGAATCCGTAACGCCTGGGACTACCGAGGCTACTCCAACTACACCTGTCAAGAAAGAAAAACCCCCGGCTGTGGAGGCCAAACCTTTTGCTGAGTTTATTCAACAAGACTTTTTGCCAGCCTTAACCCATGCCCTCCAGGCCAAGCAGGTTCAAAATGTATCTCTAGCCTTTACGGACGGACAAATTCAGGGACAATGGCAACCAGGCCAACATCAATTTAACCTATATTTTTTGGACGAAGACATCCAGGGCCGCAAAGCCTTTTCAGAAACGATGGGGGGCGTACCCAGCAGCACCATTGAGCCTTTTCTCTGTGATGAGCGGAAAGTAACCTTAGACTTACTTGTTTTTGGAATTGTCCAACGCCTGAATGCCCAAAAATGGTTGGGGGGTAACTAA
- a CDS encoding DUF3370 domain-containing protein — protein MLKTLPTLVSFMLAQAPAIPPAEIIRPDEVRPLPGALDRVPVFNSNSPEKIQQAGILLSTLNPAGKQNPAAHLNFSFNDRFDIFAHHVTKAAPVPAPQVMYLGILVENPNKTPVRILVLQANTRLTTHAPFVNLPTQVLDQRNRVFAGPGSRASGDFLRRERDAIFPESYVIAPQTSQMLTVLPIPATALNGRSLLMRLFSNGRVNLASLALWEKPGTDKIPTLEDWQNLAQTGQLSTPRDRTPTPLTQTSGQFIYGRVAGVSQGSQWRATVTDRPEIPYLTIPAENQAISYVVNTLDRGTLGTRQIQSAPMLVRYPDTAYRSHGNYGVLYELTLPLKNPTTQAQQVAIRFQTPIKEDQLSQAGLRYLQTPANQIFFRGPIRLEYEANGTTQVKYFHLVQRRGQMGEPLLTLDLPPQTQRTVKVELVYPPDATPPQVLTVETRPVIAPVSQNSPHQPL, from the coding sequence GTGTTAAAAACCCTCCCCACCCTAGTTAGTTTTATGCTGGCCCAGGCCCCGGCCATCCCACCTGCGGAAATTATTCGCCCCGATGAGGTACGGCCACTGCCGGGAGCCTTGGATAGGGTGCCAGTGTTTAATAGCAACAGTCCCGAAAAAATTCAACAGGCAGGAATTCTCCTCTCAACCCTCAACCCGGCCGGTAAACAAAACCCCGCCGCCCATCTGAATTTCAGCTTTAATGACCGCTTTGATATTTTTGCCCACCATGTCACCAAGGCAGCCCCAGTTCCGGCTCCTCAGGTTATGTATCTGGGTATTTTGGTCGAAAATCCCAACAAAACCCCTGTGCGGATCTTGGTGCTCCAGGCCAACACTCGTTTGACCACCCACGCCCCCTTTGTCAATTTGCCGACCCAGGTTTTAGATCAACGAAATCGGGTCTTTGCCGGGCCGGGGAGTCGTGCCAGTGGAGACTTTCTCCGGCGAGAACGAGATGCCATTTTCCCGGAAAGCTATGTGATTGCGCCCCAAACCAGCCAAATGCTCACGGTTCTACCCATCCCTGCCACGGCCTTAAATGGTCGCTCCCTGTTAATGCGGCTGTTTAGCAATGGTCGGGTCAACCTGGCCAGCCTCGCCCTTTGGGAAAAACCGGGGACTGACAAAATTCCGACCTTAGAAGACTGGCAAAATCTGGCGCAAACGGGCCAACTTTCTACGCCTCGGGATCGGACTCCTACTCCTTTGACGCAAACTAGTGGGCAATTTATCTATGGGCGGGTGGCCGGAGTGTCCCAGGGTTCACAATGGCGGGCCACCGTGACAGATCGTCCCGAAATTCCTTATTTAACAATTCCGGCCGAAAACCAGGCCATTTCCTATGTTGTCAATACTCTCGACCGGGGGACATTGGGAACGCGGCAAATTCAAAGCGCGCCGATGCTGGTTCGTTATCCCGATACGGCCTATCGCAGTCATGGCAATTATGGCGTTCTCTACGAGTTAACCTTACCCCTCAAAAACCCCACAACCCAGGCCCAGCAAGTAGCCATTCGGTTTCAAACTCCGATCAAAGAAGATCAACTCTCCCAGGCCGGGTTACGCTATCTGCAAACACCCGCCAATCAAATCTTTTTTCGTGGGCCCATCCGACTGGAATACGAAGCGAATGGTACAACTCAAGTGAAGTATTTTCATCTGGTACAACGGCGGGGACAAATGGGCGAACCCCTCTTGACCTTAGATCTGCCTCCCCAAACTCAGCGCACTGTCAAAGTGGAACTCGTCTATCCCCCCGATGCCACGCCGCCCCAAGTCTTAACCGTGGAAACCCGCCCCGTTATCGCCCCTGTCAGTCAAAATAGCCCTCACCAGCCCCTCTAA